In Cicer arietinum cultivar CDC Frontier isolate Library 1 chromosome 7, Cicar.CDCFrontier_v2.0, whole genome shotgun sequence, a single window of DNA contains:
- the LOC101514955 gene encoding F-box/kelch-repeat protein At1g55270-like, which translates to MDRVLQPPLVDTTACLCRVDTGLRTVAGAKKYVPGTKLCLRPDIKPSIHPTRNKPARGDRSRNQSPLLPGLPDDLAIACLIRVPRVEHRKLRLVCKRWYRLLVGNFFYSLRKSLRISEEWIYVIKRDRDGKISWHAFDPVYQQWQPLPPVPKEYFGALGFGCAVLNGCHLYLFGGKDPLKGSMRRVIFYSARTNKWHRAPDMLRRRHFFGSCVINNCLYVAGGENEGVHRSLRSAEVYDPNKNRWSFISDMSTAMVPFIGVVYDGKWFLQGLGSHRQVLSEVYLPENDSWYPVHDGMVSGWRNPSATLNGKLYALDCKDGCKLKVYDEATNSWSKHIDSRMHLGSSRALEAAALVPLNGKLCIIRNNMSISLVDVSKLEDLKGSSAEQLWETIAGKGQFKTLVTNLWSSLSGRNRPKSHIVHCQVLQA; encoded by the exons ATGGACAGAGTTCTTCAACCTCCTTTG GTTGATACTACTGCATGTTTATGTAGAGTAGATACAGGCCTTAGAACTGTTGCTGGAGCAAAGAAGTATGTCCCTGGAACTAAGCTCTGCCTTCGGCCTGACATTAAACCATCCATTCACCCAACTAGAAACAAGCCAGCACGTGGTGACAGAAGCCGCAATCAATCCCCACTACTTCCAGGACTCCCTGATGATCTTGCTATTGCTTGCCTAATCCGAGTCCCACGGGTTGAACACCGCAAACTCCGGCTAGTCTGCAAAAGATGGTATCGGCTTTTGGTTGGTAACTTTTTTTACTCTTTGCGCAAGAGTCTTAGAATATCGGAAGAATGGATATATGTCATTAAGAGAGACCGAGACGGTAAAATCTCATGGCATGCTTTTGATCCTGTATATCAACAATGGCAGCCCCTGCCTCCTGTTCCTAAGGAATATTTTGGAGCTCTTGGTTTTGGATGCGCTGTTCTGAATGGCTGCCACCTATACTTGTTTGGTGGGAAGGACCCGCTAAAGGGATCCATGAGACGCGTCATTTTTTACAGCGCTAGAACAAATAAATGGCACCGTGCCCCGGACATGCTTCGTAGGCGGCACTTCTTTGGCTCGTGCGTTATAAACAATTGTCTGTATGTGGCTGGTGGGGAGAATGAAGGTGTGCATCGGTCCTTGAGATCAGCTGAAGTGTACGATCCCAACAAAAATCGATGGTCGTTTATTTCAGATATGAGCACTGCAATGGTTCCTTTCATTGGAGTTGTCTATGATGGGAAGTGGTTCCTGCAGGGACTTGGTTCTCACCGACAGGTTCTGAGTGAGGTTTATCTGCCAGAGAACGATAGTTGGTACCCTGTTCATGATGGAATGGTTTCTGGTTGGAGGAACCCTAGCGCTACCCTTAATGGAAAGCTTTATGCTTTAGACTGCAAGGATGGCTGCAAACTTAAGGTTTATGATGAGGCTACAAATTCATGGAGCAAGCATATCGACAGTAGAATGCATTTAGGGAGTTCGCGGGCTTTGGAGGCTGCTGCCCTTGTCCCCCTCAATGGGAAACTCTGTATTATCCGGAATAATATGAGCATTTCTTTGGTTGACGTTTCAAAACTTGAAGATTTGAAAGGATCTTCTGCTGAACAGTTATGGGAAACTATTGCAGGGAAAGGACAGTTCAAAACCTTGGTAACAAATTTGTGGTCTAGCCTTTCTGGTAGAAACCGACCCAAAAGTCACATAGTTCACTGCCAGGTTCTTCAAGCTTAA